GGATAGTGACATCGCTGGCATTTCTACAGGAAAGCCGCCCGCTTGCCATACCCCCCGTTTTACTTCCTCAGCCCGTTGCCGAAAATGACCATGGCAAGGATTAATGTCGCTCCAAGTATTGATGATGGCAATTACTGGTTTTCCCGCATAGTCTTGGCGGGTGTAGCCCATTTGCGCAGTCCGCGACCGGTGACCAAAGCTGCGGAGATCTTTAACTCCATACCAGCGATGACTTCGTAACTCTTCGGGCTTTTTTAACTTGCGAGTAGACATAGATATCCGTAATGAGCGATAAGTGATGATTTAATATACACGAGAACCTAAATTCATTAAAACAATAGAACCTCTCACCACCATGCCTGTTATTGCACACCAAGAACTAGAAAAACAGATCACAAAAATAGTTAAGGCAATGGGTAGTAGCCTAGCCGAAGCTAAAACAGTGGCTCATAACTTAGTGCTTGCCAATCTCAAAGGACACGACTCGCATGGCGTAGGAATGATTCCGAGATATGTGGAGGCATTTCTAGAGGGAGTGCTCAAAATTAATCAAGGATGTCAGGTGCGCAGTGATCTTGGTTCATTGCTTGTGCTCGATGCTCAGCAGGGCTATGGTCAAGTGGTGGGAGAAGAAGCAATGCAACTGGGTATTGAGCGTGCTCATAAGCACGGTAGTTGCATCGTATCTTTATCTAACGCCCATCACCTTGGACGGATTGGTCACTTTGCCGAGATTGCAGCTAGTCAAGGTTTGGTATCGATTCATTTAGTAAATGTTCGCTCTTTACCTGTAGTGGCTGTTTGGGGTGGAGGTGATGGACGCCATGGCACTAACCCCTTTTGTATCGGTGTGCCGATTAAAAACAAAGCACCATTCATCTTAGACTTTGCAACTAGTCGAGTTGCTCAAGGAAAGATGCGCGTGGCCTATAACCAAGGCAAAACCATGGAGCCAGGATATTTGATTGATCCGCAAGGGCGACCCACACAAGATCCTGGTGTCGTGGTCAAACCCAATGCGGATGGCAAGATGGGCGCCTTGATGCCCTTTGGCGAACACAAAGGATCGGGGCTTGCTATTGCATGCGAGCTATTGGCGGGCGCGTTAACTGGAAGTGGTACTTGGAAGCCAAGACCCAAAAAAAGTCGGGCCATTTGGAATGGCATGTTGAGCATCTTGATTAATCCCCAGAGCACCAACACCCAAGAACAGTTTGATGCAGAAGTGGCATCTTTCGTTTCATGGGTCAAACAAAGTCCAGCGGCACATCCATCTAGCCCAGTTCAAGTAGCGGGAGAACCAGAGTTGGCGATCATGCAAACTAGAATGAAACAGGGTATCGGGATCGATGACCAGACCTGGGCCGATATTGTTCATGCTGCAAAGCAGTTTGATGTGCCCATTAATAAATAGGACCCGATATGCCAAGTAATGATCTCTGTTTTCTGGGGGCGTGTGAGCAAGAGCAGTTGATTCGCTCTAAAAAAATTAGTGTGACCCAATTAATCACTGCCCATCTTGATCAGGTTGAGCGCTTTAATCCAAAACTCAATGCCATTGTGACCCTGACCGCCGAGAGTGCCTTGCAAGCTGCTAAAGAGGCCGATGCTCAATTGGCAAGACAAGATGCGATCGGTGCTTTACATGGTCTGCCCGTGGCGCATAAAGATTTATTTTTGACCAAGGGTGTGAAGACTACTTTTGGCTCACCCATCTATAAAGACAATATTCCTCAGGTTGACTCCTTGCCCGTGGAGCGGCAGAAAAATGCCGGAGCGATTAGCTTAGGCAAAACCAATACCCCCGAGTTTGGTGCTGGTAGTCAAACATTTAATACGCTCTTTGGAGCCACATTAAACCCCTATGACCTGACTAAAACGTGTGGGGGCTCATCGGGTGGTGGCGCCGTAGCATTGGCAGCCGGGATGGTGGCGCTTGCTGATGGGACTGATCTAGCTGGGTCATTACGCAACCCCGCTAACTTTTGTAATTTAGTTGGTATGCGCCCATCGGTTGGGCGGGTGCCAACGTGGCCTGAGCAATTGGGTTGGTACACCATGAGTGTGGCTGGACCCATGGCACGTAGCGTAGAGGACCTTGCGCTCATGATGTCTGTGTTGTCAGGACCTGATGATCGCTCACCGATTGCTATTGATACTCCTGGAGCAATATTTGCTTCACCACTCCAGCGTAACTTCAAGGGTTGCAAAGTTGCTTACAGTGAAGATTTAGGTGGGTTGCCTCTAGAGCCCGAGGTGCGAACCGTAATGCGAGCAGCGCGTGAGGTGTTTGAGCGTTTAGGTTGTGAGGTGGTTGATGCTGAGATTGATCTAAGCGAAGCCGGTGAGATCTTTATGCTCTGGCGGGCATGGCGCACTGAGTTACGGATTGCACCGCTATTAGCCAGTCATAAGGATCAACTCAAAGACACCGTGATTTGGAACGCAGAGCAGGGCCTTGATCTCACTGGACCACAGTTGGCAAGGGCAGAAGCTAAGCGCACTGAGATCTATCATCGGATGCGCGAGTTTATGAACACCTATGAGTTCTTTATATTGCCGGTGAACCAAGTTGTGCCATTCTCGGTTGATCTTGACTACCCACGCGAAATTAATGGGGTCAAAATGAACACCTATATCGATTGGCAAAAGACCGCTTACTTTATTAGTGCGATGGGTAACCCTGCTATTTCAGTGCCCGCGGGTTTTACCGATTCGGGTTTACCTGTAGGAGTGCAAATCGTTGGAGGTCACCGTCAAGACCTTGCGGTCCTGCAAATGGCGTACGCCTTTGAGCAAGCAACCCAATTTGGCCTAAAACGCCCTTCTATTTGTACGGTTGCTTAAAATAAAAATTCAATAAATAATAAGTTCAAGAAGCAGTAGTACATTAATAAAAAACTAGGAGACCTTACTATGCGTTATCACCAAAAGCTTGTGCTGGGCGTATTTGCATTTCTGACCGCCTTTAGTTCAGCATGGGCTCAACAGTATCCTGATCGTGCGGTTAAATGGATCGTGCCGTATCCACCAGCGGGAACTACCGATGTGATTGCACGGATTATTGCACCACCCTTAAGTGAGATATTGGGTCAACAAGTGATTGTCGAGAACCGACCGGGTGGAGGGAACAATATTGGTGTGGATGCGGTTGTTAAATCACCGCCCGATGGCTACACCATGCTCTTAGTTAATCCTGCTAACGGGATTAATACAACCCTCTATAAAAGTTTGCCGTTTAACTTCATCCGCGACATTGCTCCGGTTGCGGGGATAATTCGCTCTCCCAATGTGATGGTTGTGCCACCAAGTTTTCCAGCCAATAACGTGGCCGAGTTCTTGGCGTATTGCAAAAACAACGTCAGCAAAATTAATATGGCATCGTCGGGTAGCGGTACTTCCGTTCATATGTCTGGTGAGCTATTTAAATCGATGACCGGTTGCAATATGCTGCACGTTCCTTATAAGGGTGCTGGCCCTGCATTGGTCGATCTCATGGGCAACCAAGTACAAGTACTCTTTGATAACTTGCCATCTTCGGCTGGGCATATTAAGTCCGGTCGTCTAAAAGCCTTGGCCGTGACCTCAGAAAAGCGTGAACCATCTTTACCGAATATCCAAACCGTGGGTGAGACCATCCCTGGATACGAAGCGACCGCATGGTTTGGTGTTGGAATGCCTCGCGGTACTCCACCAGACATTGTTAATAAGATGAACGCTGCGATTAATAAGGTGATGAGTAATCCAAAAATTCGGGAGCGCTTAGCTGAGTTAGGTGGCGTACCCATTACTGGCACACCAGCAGATTTTGGCAAGATTATTCAGGCCGAGACCGACAAATGGGCTAAGGTCGTAAAGTTCTCTGGAGCAACTGCAGAGTAACAAAAAGCTACCCCGCAATATAAACTTGATACAGTAGGGCCGATGCACGTATCGGCCCTTACTGCTTTTTATCTCACTACCGCCGCATTGATGTGGGCGGGCAATGCCATTGTTGGCAAGATATTAGTACAATCTAGTTCACCCGTTTTGCTCAATAGCATCCGTTGGGGAGTCACTGCACTCATTCTGTTGCCATTTGCTTGGAGAGTCTTTGGATCTGCCAGTCCATTGTGGCAATCCAGTAAACGGTTTGCGCTACTGAGTCTTTTGGGGGTAGGCAGTTATAACGTCTTACTCTACTTGGCACTAGAGAGTTCTACGCCAATTAATGTCACCTTAATTGGTGCAAGCATGCCGATCTGGGCCATTGTGATTGGGGCCTTGTTTTATAAAGAACAGCCAAACATAAAACAAATCATTGGTGCGGTCATCTCCTTAATTGGTGTAATCGTAGTGATTGTCCGTGGAGAGCTTGAGCGTTTGATTGAGATTGAGTTTGTGGCCGGTGACCTGCTGATGGTTCTTGCCACCATCTTATGGGGCGCTTATAGCTGGATGCTAAGTCATCCAAAAGAGAGTACCGAGCGAACCTGGCCGTGGAGCTATTTCTTATTAGCACAGGTAGGCTTTGGCTTCTGTTGGTCTTTGGGCTTTGCAGTGACCGAATGGCAGTTGGAATACAGTTACTTCACGTGGTCATGGCCAACTGTATTCATGATCATTTACGTGATCATCGGCCCATCCTTGATCGCCTACCGTTGTTGGGGTCTAGGCGTTAGTGGTGCAGGGGCTACGGTAGCGACATTCTTTACAAACTTAATTCCGCTCTTTACAGCCATCCTTTCAACCTTGTTACTACAAAAACCCCCTGAGCTATTTCAGGGTGTCGCCTTTGCACTGATCTTGGCTGGTATTTATCTATCGATTCAGAAGAAGAAACGCATCTAACCCTTAATTGATTTAGTCTTAATTAGACATACGCTAACCAGCGTCCCAAACCAATGACGCTGGCCCAGCCCACTAGAGAGATGACTGCTTGTGCTTTAGTAGTCGCATTAATGACTACGCGCATTCGCAACAACACAGCATTGGTAATTAACAAGAAGATCAGACACATCTTGAGAATGAATAAACGTGAGGCAATCAGATCTCCAGCATGGGTGATAAATAGCATCGAACCTGTGAGTACAGCCAAAGAGAACCCGAGTAGAGATACTGCGATTCCTAAACGCGAGAGAGCAGAGTAATCAAGAGCTTTGACTAGACCCAATACGCGTAAATCCATTAACACCACACTGCCAAAGAGCATACCAACCCCCCAAATGTGCACAGTTTCAACAGTGGGGTAGAGCCAGGTCGAGTATTTCATGGCTTGGGCTAGCCAATAGCTCTCTAATGCCAAAATTGGGGAATTCAATGTATAAGATGTATGGTGTTATACGCTATTTTCTACTAGATTAGAGTATTAGGGTTAACCCTAATATATACAAAATGGTCACTAAATTCATTTAAGTACGTATTATTATTACAAAACATATTTCAAAGAAGTAGAAAAGTTGTAATAATAAATTGACAGTAAATATCATCCATGGAGAAACGATGAACTTAAATCACTCAAAACTTAAACGCGCCTTTACACTAGTTGAGCTCTTAGTTGTTATTGCGATTATCGGAATCTTGGCTGCCGTAGGTGTTCCAATGTATCAAGGATACCAAGCGAATGCGAGAGTTCAGGCTGCTACCGCTAATTTTGCAAATGCTAAGAAGTTTATTGCTGCAGAGATTACCAAATGTAATTCCGGTACCGATTTAGCTGCTATAGCAGCTGCAAATGGTTGTACGGCCGTTACACGCAGTTGCACAACTAGACCTACTGCAGCCGAATATCAAACATATTTCATTTCAGCCCTTGGGTCAAGTATGAAAAATCCATATTCCCCTGCAAGCACTACTTGTCCAGTAACTAATACTGCCCCTGCGAGTACCACTACCACATTAGGCAATATGGGCATTGTTGTGAATGGAAATAATTTAGACGTTACAGCGAACGTTGGAAAGTCTGACGGCACTGCAAGTCTCTCAACGGCATCCATTTCAACCCTAGAGTAACTTTATTTAGTTGGCCTTATGAAGCAGCCAGTTCTGCGCAGCGGTTTCTCCTTGCTAGAACTGGTTGTAGTGGTTGTGGTGATTGGTATATTGTCGGCTATTGCTATACCTCAATACACTGGGTACTTGCAAAAAGGGAGAGATACCGATGCTCAAATGAGTTTGAGAGCCATATCTGCATCTCAGGAGCGCTTTAAGTTATTGTATGGGACTTACTGTGGGCCAACCTCTAATCCAATATGCAATAGTAATGCCACCATCGTTACAAACTTATTATCAGGCGTTAACGTTAGTACCAAAAACTACAACTTTTCTATAGTTTCAAGTAGCGCAACTGCCTTTTTAGTGCGTGCAGATAGTATAAGAGTTACAAACTATTATTTTTCTATCGATCAAACTGACTGCCTAAGACTAAACGCAACTACTGGAACTGGTAACTGTCTTTAATTATTTTTTTACAGAGGTATAAATGTGGGATTTGTTCATTGAGTTGGCCGCCTCTAAAAAACTTTCTGATATACATTTAAGGGCGGGGGAACTAGTAGCCTATAGGGAATATGGCGAAATCGTAAAAACTGATCAGACAGTCCAGCAACAAGAGTTATTGAATTTCTTAAAAGAAGAGCTACCCCCAGAGGATTTTGCAAAATTTTTAGATAGCCGCGATCTAGATTTTGCAGCCGAAAAAAAGGGATTTCGCTTTCGTATTAATGCCTTTTGGGCGGATGAGCAAATTGGTTTAGTTCTTCGTAAGATCGAAACTTCAATTCCAAACTTTGATACCTTAAGCCTCCCTGCCTATGTGCGAACAGTTCCAAGTATTGAAACAGGATTAGTTCTTGTTACCGGACCCACAGGTTCAGGTAAAAGCACTACTTTAGCGGCGATTATCGATGTTATTAATCAAACGTTAGCGGGGCATATTATTACCGTAGAGGATCCTGTTGAATTTAAACATCCGGCAAAACGATGTGTGGTTAATCAGCGCGAAATAGGGCGTGATACCAAATCATTCCTAAATGCTTTAAGAGCCTCATTGCGTGAAGATCCGGACGTTATCTTAGTTGGAGAGCTTCGTGATTTGGAGACCATACAGTTAGCTTTAACTGCTGCGGAGACTGGTCACCTTGTATTTGGCACATTACACACCAATAGCGCCCCTAGCACTATTACTCGAATAATTGATGTTTTTCCACCATCACAGCAAGATCAAATTAGATCTCAGCTATCGTCAACCCTTCGATGTGTTATTACCCAACGCTTATTAAAGCGCATTGATGGCTCAGGTAGAGTCGGCGCCTACGAAATAATGATTTGTAATCAAGCTATCAAAAATCTTATTCGGGAAAATAAAGTTTTTCAGATTCCAAATGTGATGCAAACTGCACGAAATGAAGGAATGATGTCTATGGAGGCATCAATCAGAGCGCTTATTGCGGAGGGCAAAGTGGCTCAAGATGCCATGTTGAGCATCACTTAGAAACATGCAAAGAGGGGTAACTTTTCTAGAGGTATTGATTTCAATCGGTCTTATTGGAATTATTGCTGCGCTCGTGATGGTT
This genomic interval from Polynucleobacter sp. UK-FUSCHL-C3 contains the following:
- a CDS encoding prepilin-type N-terminal cleavage/methylation domain-containing protein; this translates as MNLNHSKLKRAFTLVELLVVIAIIGILAAVGVPMYQGYQANARVQAATANFANAKKFIAAEITKCNSGTDLAAIAAANGCTAVTRSCTTRPTAAEYQTYFISALGSSMKNPYSPASTTCPVTNTAPASTTTTLGNMGIVVNGNNLDVTANVGKSDGTASLSTASISTLE
- a CDS encoding DMT family transporter, with the protein product MHVSALTAFYLTTAALMWAGNAIVGKILVQSSSPVLLNSIRWGVTALILLPFAWRVFGSASPLWQSSKRFALLSLLGVGSYNVLLYLALESSTPINVTLIGASMPIWAIVIGALFYKEQPNIKQIIGAVISLIGVIVVIVRGELERLIEIEFVAGDLLMVLATILWGAYSWMLSHPKESTERTWPWSYFLLAQVGFGFCWSLGFAVTEWQLEYSYFTWSWPTVFMIIYVIIGPSLIAYRCWGLGVSGAGATVATFFTNLIPLFTAILSTLLLQKPPELFQGVAFALILAGIYLSIQKKKRI
- a CDS encoding type IV pilin protein, with amino-acid sequence MKQPVLRSGFSLLELVVVVVVIGILSAIAIPQYTGYLQKGRDTDAQMSLRAISASQERFKLLYGTYCGPTSNPICNSNATIVTNLLSGVNVSTKNYNFSIVSSSATAFLVRADSIRVTNYYFSIDQTDCLRLNATTGTGNCL
- a CDS encoding tripartite tricarboxylate transporter substrate binding protein, translating into MRYHQKLVLGVFAFLTAFSSAWAQQYPDRAVKWIVPYPPAGTTDVIARIIAPPLSEILGQQVIVENRPGGGNNIGVDAVVKSPPDGYTMLLVNPANGINTTLYKSLPFNFIRDIAPVAGIIRSPNVMVVPPSFPANNVAEFLAYCKNNVSKINMASSGSGTSVHMSGELFKSMTGCNMLHVPYKGAGPALVDLMGNQVQVLFDNLPSSAGHIKSGRLKALAVTSEKREPSLPNIQTVGETIPGYEATAWFGVGMPRGTPPDIVNKMNAAINKVMSNPKIRERLAELGGVPITGTPADFGKIIQAETDKWAKVVKFSGATAE
- a CDS encoding PilT/PilU family type 4a pilus ATPase, giving the protein MWDLFIELAASKKLSDIHLRAGELVAYREYGEIVKTDQTVQQQELLNFLKEELPPEDFAKFLDSRDLDFAAEKKGFRFRINAFWADEQIGLVLRKIETSIPNFDTLSLPAYVRTVPSIETGLVLVTGPTGSGKSTTLAAIIDVINQTLAGHIITVEDPVEFKHPAKRCVVNQREIGRDTKSFLNALRASLREDPDVILVGELRDLETIQLALTAAETGHLVFGTLHTNSAPSTITRIIDVFPPSQQDQIRSQLSSTLRCVITQRLLKRIDGSGRVGAYEIMICNQAIKNLIRENKVFQIPNVMQTARNEGMMSMEASIRALIAEGKVAQDAMLSIT
- a CDS encoding amidase, producing MPSNDLCFLGACEQEQLIRSKKISVTQLITAHLDQVERFNPKLNAIVTLTAESALQAAKEADAQLARQDAIGALHGLPVAHKDLFLTKGVKTTFGSPIYKDNIPQVDSLPVERQKNAGAISLGKTNTPEFGAGSQTFNTLFGATLNPYDLTKTCGGSSGGGAVALAAGMVALADGTDLAGSLRNPANFCNLVGMRPSVGRVPTWPEQLGWYTMSVAGPMARSVEDLALMMSVLSGPDDRSPIAIDTPGAIFASPLQRNFKGCKVAYSEDLGGLPLEPEVRTVMRAAREVFERLGCEVVDAEIDLSEAGEIFMLWRAWRTELRIAPLLASHKDQLKDTVIWNAEQGLDLTGPQLARAEAKRTEIYHRMREFMNTYEFFILPVNQVVPFSVDLDYPREINGVKMNTYIDWQKTAYFISAMGNPAISVPAGFTDSGLPVGVQIVGGHRQDLAVLQMAYAFEQATQFGLKRPSICTVA
- a CDS encoding malate/lactate/ureidoglycolate dehydrogenase, whose translation is MPVIAHQELEKQITKIVKAMGSSLAEAKTVAHNLVLANLKGHDSHGVGMIPRYVEAFLEGVLKINQGCQVRSDLGSLLVLDAQQGYGQVVGEEAMQLGIERAHKHGSCIVSLSNAHHLGRIGHFAEIAASQGLVSIHLVNVRSLPVVAVWGGGDGRHGTNPFCIGVPIKNKAPFILDFATSRVAQGKMRVAYNQGKTMEPGYLIDPQGRPTQDPGVVVKPNADGKMGALMPFGEHKGSGLAIACELLAGALTGSGTWKPRPKKSRAIWNGMLSILINPQSTNTQEQFDAEVASFVSWVKQSPAAHPSSPVQVAGEPELAIMQTRMKQGIGIDDQTWADIVHAAKQFDVPINK